In Ignavibacteriales bacterium, the following proteins share a genomic window:
- a CDS encoding Glu/Leu/Phe/Val dehydrogenase has product MASYNSFDVLQQQVAEAAKILNLDHATTELLMWPQREYKFTIPVRMDNGEVKIFHGYRIQYNSARGPAKGGIRFHPDETADSIRALSGWMTWKTSVLDLPLGGAKGGVVCNPRKMSERELENLSRAYVRAVVQYIGVDKDVPAPDVYTNPQTMAWMMDEYETLMQVHHPGVFTDKPQQIGGTEGRRDATARGGAVAVREACKVLGVDPTGTFAIQGFGNAGQRTALLHPELLGGGKLIAVCDSRGGILNPDGMNPKELVTHKLKTGSVVGFPGTRSIPRDLVLELEVNVLYPAALENSINEDNMERIKAKIVCELANGPTTPEADLFLNKHGIHVIPDILASAGGVTVSYFEMVQDKSSFFWDEATVHDRLDEKMRKAYHTVQEAIREKKVHPRLAAMVVGVARVAEACKLRGWV; this is encoded by the coding sequence ATGGCTTCGTATAATTCATTCGATGTACTTCAACAGCAAGTGGCAGAAGCCGCTAAAATTCTCAATCTAGATCATGCGACCACTGAATTGCTTATGTGGCCTCAGCGGGAGTATAAATTTACCATTCCGGTCCGTATGGACAATGGAGAAGTCAAGATATTCCATGGGTATCGCATCCAATATAATTCTGCGCGCGGGCCTGCGAAAGGCGGCATCCGATTTCATCCGGATGAAACAGCCGATTCGATACGGGCACTTTCAGGATGGATGACATGGAAAACATCGGTCTTGGATCTCCCGCTCGGAGGTGCAAAAGGCGGGGTGGTCTGTAATCCGCGTAAAATGTCTGAGCGAGAGTTGGAGAATTTATCTCGCGCATACGTTCGTGCTGTTGTTCAATACATTGGTGTAGATAAAGACGTACCTGCTCCCGACGTCTATACAAATCCGCAAACAATGGCATGGATGATGGATGAATATGAAACACTTATGCAAGTTCATCATCCCGGTGTTTTTACAGATAAACCACAGCAGATTGGCGGTACAGAAGGTCGTCGCGATGCAACCGCTCGAGGAGGCGCTGTCGCAGTCCGTGAGGCATGCAAAGTACTTGGAGTTGACCCGACCGGTACATTTGCGATTCAAGGTTTTGGAAATGCCGGCCAACGAACAGCATTGCTGCATCCTGAACTTCTTGGCGGTGGAAAATTGATTGCTGTTTGTGATTCACGCGGCGGCATCTTGAATCCGGATGGAATGAATCCGAAAGAACTTGTTACGCACAAACTGAAAACGGGATCTGTTGTCGGCTTTCCAGGCACACGGAGTATTCCCCGTGATTTGGTTCTCGAACTCGAAGTGAATGTTCTCTATCCGGCAGCGCTTGAGAATTCCATCAATGAAGATAATATGGAACGTATCAAAGCAAAAATTGTGTGCGAGTTGGCAAACGGTCCCACAACTCCAGAAGCCGATCTTTTTCTCAATAAACACGGCATTCACGTGATTCCTGATATTCTTGCCAGTGCCGGCGGTGTGACTGTATCATACTTTGAAATGGTGCAAGATAAGAGTTCCTTCTTCTGGGATGAAGCGACTGTCCATGATCGGCTTGACGAAAAGATGCGAAAAGCGTATCACACAGTTCAGGAAGCTATTCGAGAGAAGAAAGTCCATCCAAGATTAGCGGCTATGGTTGTCGGTGTAGCACGTGTTGCAGAAGCCTGTAAATTGCGAGGTTGGGTTTAA
- a CDS encoding histidine kinase: MEEIVDQTVSPLDSNSVEHGFGNLFYGVQNPMRIRISNVLLVSSLYDLYLFEEDGRLYELSRGEYEGLNLSQSPELTCVSSGKEAMVLAKEERHFDLIITTLHIDDMQAIDFARLVKQSDLNIPVVLLMHDTRELKHFLLTHDTSVFDKIFIWQGDFRIIIAIIKFLEDRLNVEHDTQAVGVQSIIVIEDNVNYYSSFLPIIYTEILKQSQRLISEGIDLGHKFLRMRASPKILLCSTYEEAWTYYTRYKRFLLGIISDVDFPRNGKQDPHAGIDFMRAVRNERPDVPVLLFSNVLENKVSAENMGASFTLKDSPSLMHDLQQFMIYNFSFGDFVFRLPDGTEVGRANDMKSLEDMLRIVPGESIRYHADRNHFSSWLRARTEFWLAGKLLPRKVSDFPNLEALRRDLIISLHHYRNLCQRGIVANFSKDTFGSETTFARIGGGSLGGKARGLGFVDMLLNDYNVRNRFEHVKIYVPSAVVLGTDVFDQFLKENDLLKFAIECKDDREITKRFLLADKFPPEVIADLLSFLELALAPLAVRSSSMLEDSQYHPFAGVYETYMIPNAHSDIHVRLNELLKSIKRVYASTFYQSAKDYIRVTSYRYEEEKMAVIVQNLVGKVHEKRYYPDISGVAKSYNFYPMKPQKSSDGTAAVALGLGKWVVDGGNTVRFCPKYPNDIVQFYSVKETLNSSQRSFFSLTLDASPDFGAETYDVLVQQQTLEVAENDDVLKYVGSTYLPENEAIYDGLGRRGIRVVTFSPVLHNKSVPIAEIIELLLDMGVWGMGTPVEMEFAVNFDVPSPSGAEFALLQMRPLVVNRESEELVVEENDQSKVLCQSSQVLGHGLIDGIFDIVAVDYHLFDRAASQQVAAEIALYNAQLLRENRPYLLIGIGRWGSLDPWLGIPVTWEQISGARAIIETGFRDMSVTPSQGSHFFQNITSFMIGYFTVNEFQKQGFLDWEWLLSQPPSEKKRYTKLFRFDKHLVIKINGHQNKGVILKPEE; this comes from the coding sequence ATGGAAGAAATAGTTGATCAAACCGTCAGTCCGTTAGATTCCAATTCGGTTGAGCATGGGTTTGGAAATCTCTTCTACGGCGTCCAGAACCCAATGCGAATTCGCATAAGCAATGTTCTGCTTGTCTCCAGTCTCTATGACCTCTATCTTTTCGAAGAAGATGGCCGGCTCTACGAGTTAAGCCGCGGCGAGTACGAAGGACTTAACCTCAGCCAATCCCCGGAGCTTACGTGCGTCTCGAGCGGCAAAGAAGCGATGGTGCTTGCAAAGGAAGAACGTCATTTCGATCTTATCATCACAACCTTGCATATCGATGATATGCAGGCAATCGATTTCGCCCGGTTAGTAAAACAATCCGATCTTAACATCCCTGTCGTTTTACTGATGCATGATACGCGTGAGCTAAAACATTTTTTACTTACTCACGATACATCAGTGTTCGATAAAATATTTATTTGGCAGGGTGATTTTCGTATCATCATTGCGATCATTAAATTCCTCGAAGATCGTCTCAATGTTGAGCATGATACGCAAGCAGTCGGCGTTCAATCGATTATTGTTATCGAAGACAACGTGAATTACTATTCTTCGTTTCTTCCTATTATCTATACTGAAATCCTGAAGCAATCTCAGCGGTTGATTTCCGAAGGAATAGATCTTGGCCACAAATTCCTGCGTATGCGCGCGAGTCCGAAAATTCTTTTGTGTAGTACGTACGAAGAAGCATGGACATATTACACGCGGTATAAAAGATTTCTCCTTGGGATTATATCGGATGTTGATTTTCCGCGCAACGGAAAGCAAGATCCGCATGCAGGGATTGATTTTATGCGGGCAGTGCGAAATGAAAGACCCGATGTCCCAGTACTTCTTTTTTCAAATGTTCTGGAGAACAAAGTTTCTGCAGAAAATATGGGTGCTTCTTTCACGTTGAAGGATTCACCATCGCTCATGCATGATCTTCAACAGTTTATGATTTACAACTTCAGTTTTGGCGATTTTGTTTTTCGTTTGCCGGATGGAACAGAAGTCGGCCGTGCAAACGACATGAAAAGTTTAGAAGATATGCTTCGTATTGTTCCGGGCGAGAGCATTCGTTACCATGCAGATCGCAATCACTTCTCCAGTTGGCTGAGGGCACGGACAGAATTTTGGTTGGCCGGCAAACTTCTTCCCAGGAAGGTCTCCGATTTTCCGAACCTCGAAGCATTGCGGAGAGATTTGATCATCTCTCTCCATCATTACCGCAATTTATGCCAGCGCGGTATTGTCGCGAACTTTTCAAAAGATACATTTGGCTCGGAAACAACGTTTGCACGTATTGGCGGCGGCTCGCTGGGCGGCAAAGCACGCGGGCTCGGTTTTGTTGACATGCTGCTCAATGACTATAATGTGCGGAACAGGTTCGAGCATGTTAAAATATATGTTCCCTCGGCGGTTGTTCTTGGTACAGATGTCTTCGACCAATTTCTGAAAGAGAATGATCTGCTGAAGTTCGCAATAGAATGCAAGGATGATAGGGAAATTACAAAGCGGTTTCTTCTTGCAGATAAATTTCCACCGGAAGTTATTGCAGATCTCTTATCATTCCTTGAATTGGCGCTTGCACCATTGGCGGTTCGTTCATCCAGTATGCTGGAGGATTCCCAGTATCATCCCTTTGCAGGCGTATACGAAACCTATATGATCCCCAATGCGCATTCGGACATCCACGTCCGATTGAATGAACTGTTGAAGAGCATCAAGCGTGTCTATGCGTCAACGTTCTATCAAAGCGCAAAGGATTATATCCGTGTAACCTCTTACCGCTATGAAGAAGAAAAAATGGCGGTCATCGTTCAGAACCTTGTTGGCAAAGTGCACGAGAAGAGATATTATCCTGACATTTCCGGTGTTGCCAAATCATATAATTTTTATCCAATGAAGCCGCAAAAATCATCCGATGGGACAGCGGCAGTCGCATTGGGACTGGGCAAATGGGTAGTGGATGGCGGCAATACCGTTCGGTTCTGTCCAAAATATCCAAACGACATCGTACAATTTTATTCGGTGAAGGAGACGCTCAATAGTTCCCAGCGGTCATTCTTCTCGTTGACACTTGATGCGAGTCCGGATTTTGGTGCTGAGACTTATGATGTGCTGGTGCAACAGCAAACTTTGGAAGTTGCAGAGAATGATGATGTCCTTAAATACGTGGGATCTACATACCTGCCCGAAAATGAAGCGATTTATGACGGTCTGGGACGAAGAGGTATTCGTGTAGTAACATTCTCTCCAGTTCTTCACAATAAATCAGTGCCGATAGCGGAAATCATAGAGTTACTGCTTGATATGGGTGTGTGGGGGATGGGAACACCGGTCGAAATGGAATTTGCAGTCAATTTTGATGTGCCTTCTCCATCGGGGGCAGAATTTGCTTTATTGCAAATGCGTCCCTTAGTGGTAAACCGCGAGTCGGAAGAATTGGTAGTGGAAGAAAACGATCAATCAAAAGTTTTGTGCCAGAGCAGTCAAGTGCTTGGGCATGGTTTGATTGATGGCATTTTTGATATTGTGGCTGTCGATTATCATTTGTTTGACAGAGCAGCAAGCCAGCAAGTAGCGGCAGAAATTGCTTTGTACAATGCACAGCTTTTAAGAGAGAATAGGCCGTATCTTCTCATTGGTATTGGCCGCTGGGGTTCGCTTGATCCATGGCTGGGTATTCCTGTAACGTGGGAACAAATTTCAGGTGCAAGGGCGATTATAGAAACCGGTTTTAGGGATATGTCGGTCACGCCATCACAGGGTTCTCATTTCTTTCAAAATATTACTTCGTTTATGATCGGTTATTTTACTGTCAATGAGTTTCAGAAACAAGGATTCTTGGACTGGGAATGGTTACTGAGTCAGCCGCCATCAGAAAAAAAGCGATACACAAAATTATTTAGATTTGATAAACACCTTGTCATTAAAATCAACGGACACCAGAATAAAGGGGTGATCCTGAAGCCGGAGGAATGA
- a CDS encoding sensor histidine kinase — protein sequence MKSQITIEQKKESYEQFRDLSAYLQAAREEERKSIAREIHDELGQALTTIKLELSLLHEEVLNDASAATDRIQSLKDQVDVTIHTVKSIITKLRPGLLDDLGLTAAIEWQANDFQKRTGIVCEVLLKPEEMNINQEISTDMFRIFQETLTNITRHSGATHVMVHLYQKDDALELQVHDNGRGITSEEKNDPKSFGLIGIRERAQYWHGIVEIEGTTGFGTIITVRFPLTSEKQK from the coding sequence ATGAAAAGCCAAATAACCATAGAACAAAAGAAAGAATCATACGAACAATTCCGTGATCTTTCTGCCTATCTTCAAGCTGCACGTGAAGAAGAACGGAAAAGCATCGCACGTGAGATTCACGATGAACTCGGTCAAGCACTCACGACCATCAAACTTGAGCTGTCGCTCTTACATGAAGAAGTTTTGAACGATGCCTCAGCAGCGACCGACCGTATTCAATCTTTAAAAGATCAGGTCGATGTCACCATTCATACGGTGAAAAGCATTATCACAAAACTGCGTCCCGGGTTATTAGATGATCTTGGCCTCACCGCCGCCATTGAATGGCAGGCAAACGATTTTCAAAAACGAACAGGAATTGTCTGCGAAGTGTTGTTGAAACCAGAAGAGATGAACATCAACCAGGAAATTTCTACGGATATGTTTCGCATATTTCAAGAAACATTAACAAACATTACACGCCACTCCGGTGCTACACATGTTATGGTTCATCTGTACCAGAAAGACGATGCACTCGAACTGCAGGTACACGACAATGGGCGCGGAATCACATCCGAAGAAAAGAACGACCCAAAATCATTCGGTTTGATCGGCATTCGCGAACGGGCTCAGTACTGGCACGGCATTGTGGAGATTGAAGGCACGACAGGGTTTGGTACTATCATTACTGTTCGATTCCCCCTGACGTCGGAGAAACAGAAGTGA
- a CDS encoding PAS domain S-box protein, with translation MQEVTFDVWWVVALGTIALLSIAIGFVFTVAASKQKELVTKKRQFEELAESERKFRNLFEHSPAGMLRITTPHWNVVDANQALLRMFQVSTFDEVKGIIYTMSPMERKRLVEELLAKGTVEDHETLLHRQDGSELWVSFSATLSSPENHTEAVFIDITERRQAEETIHEQAKLLDQAQDAILVLDLDKHIRYWNKGAERVYGYPSVEVAGRNVMEVIYNESSAKEFQRAYDLTMQTAEWSGELHQTKQGGADIVSDCRWTLVRNAQGEPTGILQVCTDVTERKRMESRSLRAQRVESIGIFASGIVHDLNNVFSPMLIGVRVLKRKLHDQRSRRLLNNIESSAKYGSEMAHQVLSFVKGAQGVHTKLNPQKIIKDVYRQLEQIIPDNIRMHTQVSENISSIMGDVTQLQQVLINLCTNARDAMPKGGKLTVTAENTFVSKEMAEEYSKAVEGEYVLFSVSDTGTGIPLSEVHKIFEPFYTTKEVGKGTGLGLSVSIGIVKGHNGFITVESEKGKGSTFKIFLPAVSTINAGSPEAEFQSDTNQPIIFVACSEDEYNYKLFDDLEDNGYEPLLAVGKTQVRETLFQNLGKVQVAIFDGFSPGETPALMKDVLKFEPAAKLIVMATKTQMDEMKASEAPKPHAVLEQPTSIKLLLEVILQPIMQEEILL, from the coding sequence GTGCAAGAGGTAACATTTGATGTATGGTGGGTTGTAGCGCTTGGCACTATTGCACTGCTATCAATTGCAATAGGATTTGTTTTTACAGTTGCCGCAAGTAAGCAGAAAGAACTCGTTACTAAGAAGCGTCAATTTGAAGAACTTGCAGAGAGCGAGCGTAAGTTTAGAAACCTCTTCGAACACTCGCCTGCCGGAATGCTCCGCATTACAACACCGCACTGGAATGTGGTTGATGCCAACCAGGCCCTCCTCCGCATGTTTCAAGTTAGTACCTTTGATGAAGTTAAAGGAATAATATATACCATGTCTCCCATGGAGCGGAAACGGCTTGTTGAAGAGTTGTTGGCAAAAGGAACTGTGGAAGATCATGAGACTCTCCTGCATCGCCAGGATGGATCGGAGCTATGGGTATCTTTTTCAGCTACGTTGTCTTCCCCCGAAAATCATACAGAAGCAGTTTTTATTGACATTACAGAACGAAGACAAGCCGAAGAAACAATACATGAACAAGCAAAGCTGCTGGATCAAGCACAAGACGCCATTCTTGTACTCGATCTTGATAAACACATACGCTATTGGAACAAGGGGGCGGAACGTGTGTACGGGTATCCATCGGTGGAGGTAGCTGGAAGAAATGTGATGGAAGTTATTTATAATGAGAGCAGCGCGAAAGAGTTTCAACGGGCGTATGATCTCACAATGCAAACCGCAGAGTGGTCTGGCGAACTTCATCAAACAAAGCAAGGGGGAGCCGATATCGTTTCAGATTGCCGCTGGACACTTGTCCGCAATGCACAAGGTGAACCAACGGGCATTCTTCAAGTATGTACGGATGTTACGGAACGCAAGAGAATGGAATCTCGGTCCCTCCGCGCACAGCGAGTGGAAAGTATCGGTATTTTTGCCAGCGGTATTGTGCATGATTTAAATAACGTTTTTTCACCGATGCTGATCGGTGTGCGGGTCTTGAAACGGAAACTGCATGACCAACGAAGCCGCCGGCTGTTAAATAACATTGAATCGAGCGCAAAGTATGGTTCTGAAATGGCGCATCAGGTGCTCTCCTTTGTGAAAGGTGCGCAGGGCGTACACACAAAACTTAATCCGCAGAAGATTATTAAAGATGTTTACAGGCAATTGGAGCAAATTATTCCGGACAATATCCGTATGCATACGCAGGTCTCTGAAAATATTTCATCCATTATGGGAGACGTCACACAGCTTCAACAAGTCCTCATCAATTTATGTACAAATGCACGTGATGCCATGCCGAAAGGCGGCAAGTTAACCGTTACAGCAGAGAATACTTTCGTAAGTAAAGAAATGGCGGAAGAATACTCCAAAGCAGTTGAAGGAGAATACGTCCTCTTCAGCGTCAGCGATACCGGAACGGGAATACCGCTCTCCGAAGTACACAAGATTTTTGAACCATTCTACACCACAAAAGAAGTCGGGAAAGGCACAGGTTTGGGTCTTTCCGTTAGCATTGGTATAGTGAAGGGTCATAATGGGTTTATCACAGTCGAAAGTGAAAAAGGGAAAGGTTCAACATTTAAAATATTCCTGCCGGCAGTGTCCACGATCAATGCCGGTTCACCGGAAGCGGAATTTCAATCAGACACGAATCAGCCCATCATTTTTGTTGCATGCTCTGAAGACGAATACAATTACAAACTTTTTGATGACTTGGAAGATAACGGATATGAACCGCTTCTTGCGGTGGGGAAAACGCAGGTTCGGGAAACACTTTTTCAAAATCTCGGTAAAGTTCAGGTAGCAATATTTGACGGATTCTCACCTGGTGAGACTCCAGCGTTAATGAAAGACGTTTTGAAATTTGAGCCTGCTGCCAAATTGATTGTGATGGCAACAAAAACTCAAATGGATGAGATGAAAGCAAGTGAAGCGCCGAAACCTCATGCTGTATTGGAACAACCTACGTCGATTAAATTGCTTCTTGAAGTAATTCTCCAGCCTATCATGCAAGAAGAAATATTACTGTAG
- the pyrB gene encoding aspartate carbamoyltransferase, translated as MKLQHIIESQQFNLPKLNEFFSLADQMEHVVARGGTLDYQHKIMASLFYEPSTRTRFSFESAMLRLGGKIMSTERAQDFSSVSYGESLEDTIRVVGNYADVIVLRHNQVGGVKRAAEVSSIPIINAGDGKGGQHPTQALLDLYTIYKEIKTIDGVKVALVGNLLDGRTVRSLAYLLGKYERVKIYFVAPPTLQMKQDILDYLNRHNVWYTLESDFNKILPEVDVVYMTRIEEEKIPAASIEKPFKRYFIDEEVMKLMQSHAILMHPLPRLNEISPIVDADPRAAYYRQTKNGVLIRMALLASVLDFGE; from the coding sequence ATGAAACTCCAACATATCATCGAATCTCAACAATTCAACTTGCCAAAACTAAACGAGTTCTTTAGTCTTGCTGATCAGATGGAACACGTTGTTGCGCGCGGCGGCACATTAGATTACCAGCACAAAATTATGGCGTCATTATTTTATGAACCATCAACACGGACACGGTTCTCATTCGAATCTGCAATGCTGCGGCTTGGCGGCAAGATTATGTCAACCGAACGCGCACAGGATTTTTCTTCTGTCTCGTACGGTGAATCATTGGAAGACACTATTCGTGTCGTCGGTAATTATGCAGATGTGATCGTCCTCCGGCATAATCAGGTAGGCGGTGTCAAACGAGCAGCCGAGGTATCTTCTATCCCCATCATTAACGCCGGCGACGGCAAAGGCGGTCAGCATCCGACACAAGCGCTGCTTGATCTATATACCATCTACAAAGAAATCAAAACGATTGATGGCGTTAAAGTTGCTCTCGTTGGTAATTTATTAGACGGTCGCACGGTTCGTTCGCTTGCGTATTTACTTGGAAAGTACGAACGAGTGAAAATCTATTTCGTTGCCCCGCCGACACTTCAAATGAAACAAGACATACTCGACTATCTGAATCGCCACAATGTTTGGTACACATTGGAAAGCGATTTCAATAAGATTCTTCCGGAAGTTGATGTCGTGTATATGACACGCATTGAAGAAGAAAAAATTCCAGCGGCTTCAATAGAAAAACCATTCAAGCGTTATTTCATTGATGAAGAGGTCATGAAGCTCATGCAATCCCATGCAATTCTTATGCACCCGTTGCCGCGACTCAATGAAATTTCACCGATAGTCGACGCCGATCCTCGTGCGGCGTACTACCGCCAGACCAAGAATGGTGTTTTAATACGAATGGCTCTGCTGGCTTCTGTGCTGGATTTTGGCGAGTGA
- the gdhA gene encoding NADP-specific glutamate dehydrogenase, whose protein sequence is MSNYVKDLVAEVKAKNPAEPEFHQAVQEVAESLSLVLERHPEYRSSKILERIIEPERLIQFRVPWVDDQGEIHINRGYRIQMNSAIGPYKGGLRFHPSVTVGILKFLAFEQVFKNSLTTLPMGGAKGGSDFDPKGKSDLKIMRFCQAFMSELYRHVGADTDVPAGDIGVGGREIGYLFGQYKKLRNEFTGVLTGKGLNWGGSLIRPEATGYGAVYFAAEMLATRGKTLEGKKCLVSGSGNVAQYTVEKINQLGGKVVTLSDSNGYIYDEEGIDEKKLAFIMELKNVRRGRISEYAEKYNKAVYTPVDSKIDYNPLWNHKADCAFPSATQNEVNGKDAQNLLKNGVYAVAEGANMPTTLEGVKLFLDAKILYGPGKAANAGGVATSGLEMSQNSMRLPWPREEVDSRLHQIMKSIHKTCVDMADRFGTPGNYVNGANIGGFLKVADAMMDQGIV, encoded by the coding sequence ATGTCCAATTACGTGAAAGACCTCGTTGCTGAGGTAAAAGCAAAAAATCCTGCGGAGCCGGAATTTCATCAAGCAGTACAAGAAGTAGCCGAGTCCTTATCTCTTGTTCTGGAGCGTCATCCGGAATATCGCTCATCTAAAATTCTTGAACGAATCATTGAACCAGAACGATTGATTCAATTTCGTGTTCCTTGGGTCGATGATCAAGGTGAAATACATATCAACCGCGGTTACCGTATTCAAATGAACAGTGCAATTGGTCCATACAAAGGCGGCTTGCGATTCCATCCTTCGGTAACGGTTGGCATATTAAAATTTCTTGCGTTCGAGCAGGTTTTCAAAAACAGTCTTACTACATTACCGATGGGTGGAGCGAAGGGCGGTTCAGACTTCGATCCGAAAGGGAAGAGCGATCTGAAAATTATGCGCTTCTGTCAGGCATTCATGAGTGAATTGTACCGCCACGTTGGAGCAGATACAGATGTTCCTGCCGGCGACATAGGAGTTGGTGGACGAGAAATCGGATATCTTTTCGGTCAGTACAAAAAATTGCGGAATGAATTTACAGGTGTGCTTACGGGTAAAGGTCTTAATTGGGGTGGTTCGCTTATTCGTCCGGAAGCAACCGGATACGGGGCGGTCTATTTCGCAGCCGAAATGCTTGCAACGCGTGGAAAAACGCTTGAAGGGAAAAAATGTCTTGTTTCCGGAAGCGGCAACGTGGCGCAGTACACCGTTGAAAAAATTAACCAACTTGGCGGAAAAGTAGTAACACTTTCCGATTCAAATGGTTATATTTACGATGAAGAAGGTATTGACGAGAAGAAACTTGCGTTCATTATGGAATTGAAAAATGTCCGTCGTGGACGTATCTCGGAATACGCTGAAAAATATAATAAAGCGGTCTACACGCCCGTCGATTCTAAGATCGATTACAATCCATTGTGGAATCACAAAGCGGATTGTGCGTTCCCAAGCGCAACGCAGAACGAGGTCAACGGTAAGGATGCACAAAACTTACTGAAGAACGGTGTCTATGCTGTAGCGGAAGGCGCGAATATGCCAACGACACTCGAGGGTGTGAAGCTCTTTCTTGATGCAAAAATTCTTTATGGTCCTGGTAAAGCCGCAAATGCCGGTGGCGTAGCAACATCCGGTTTAGAAATGAGCCAGAATAGCATGCGCTTGCCATGGCCGCGCGAGGAAGTGGACAGTCGGTTGCATCAGATTATGAAGAGCATTCACAAGACGTGTGTTGATATGGCGGATCGGTTTGGTACGCCCGGCAATTACGTCAATGGGGCAAACATCGGCGGTTTCTTAAAGGTTGCTGATGCGATGATGGATCAGGGAATCGTGTAA
- a CDS encoding response regulator transcription factor translates to MIRILIVDDHAMFREGLKQILAKHSDMRVVDEAGSGQEVIAKVLQHKLDVVLLDISLPGRSGPELLSEIKKLKPELAVLVLSMHPEDQYAVRMMKAGALGYITKESAPEELISAIRKVSTGRHYISSKLAEEMAVALETNTPKLPHVTLSNREFHVMRMLASGKSLKDIAGELLISEKTVTTYRARILEKMKLHNNVELTLYAIENKLLPWYFSLRDRDRSTRE, encoded by the coding sequence GTGATCCGCATCCTGATTGTTGACGATCATGCAATGTTTCGCGAAGGGTTGAAACAGATTCTCGCAAAACATTCCGATATGCGTGTTGTGGACGAAGCCGGCAGTGGTCAAGAAGTGATAGCAAAAGTTCTCCAGCATAAACTTGATGTCGTTCTCCTCGATATTTCGCTCCCCGGGAGAAGCGGCCCTGAACTGCTTAGTGAAATTAAAAAATTGAAGCCGGAACTTGCTGTGTTGGTTTTAAGCATGCATCCAGAAGATCAGTATGCTGTGCGTATGATGAAGGCAGGTGCATTGGGATATATCACAAAAGAAAGCGCTCCTGAAGAATTAATTTCTGCCATCCGCAAAGTCTCTACAGGGAGGCATTATATAAGTTCAAAATTAGCGGAAGAGATGGCGGTCGCTCTTGAAACGAACACGCCGAAACTTCCTCATGTCACACTTTCCAACCGCGAATTTCACGTCATGCGGATGCTCGCCTCCGGTAAATCGCTCAAAGATATTGCCGGCGAATTATTGATCAGCGAAAAGACAGTCACAACCTATCGTGCACGGATTCTTGAAAAAATGAAGCTCCACAATAACGTCGAGTTGACGCTGTACGCAATCGAGAACAAATTGCTCCCCTGGTACTTTTCTTTACGGGATCGGGATCGTTCTACCCGGGAATAG